Proteins from one Malassezia vespertilionis chromosome 2, complete sequence genomic window:
- the PEX4 gene encoding E2 ubiquitin-conjugating enzyme (COG:O; EggNog:ENOG503P4AD) — MAAPSTSKRLLHELTALHKRRADADDLVAYLAPATEDNLMVWEAELHAPRDGVYSGGRFRIAIQVPAAYPTKPPVMRFKTPIFHPNVHWKTGEICLDVLQSQWSPAWTLHSACTAVLALLDVPEPDSPLNVDAANLFRHDAVAYRGLCGMYANVYAMSGTT, encoded by the coding sequence ATGGCGGCACCAAGCACGTCGAAGCGTCTGCTACACGAGCttacggcgctgcacaagcgccgagCAGATGCAGACGATCTGGTTGCATACCTCGCGCCAGCCACAGAAGACAATCTGATGGTTTGGGAGGCAGAGttgcacgcaccgcgcgacggcgtcTACAGCGGCGGGCGTTTCCGCATTGCGATCCAAGTTCCAGCGGCGTACCCCACCAAGCCGCCCGTGATGCGCTTCAAAACGCCCATCTTTCACCCGAACGTGCACTGGAAGACGGGCGAAATTTGTTTGGACGTGCTGCAGTCGCAGTGGTCTCCTGCCTggacgctgcacagcgcgtgcaccgcggtgcttgcgctaCTCGACGTGCCGGAGCCCGATAGCCCGTTGAATGTAGACGCGGCGAATCTGTTCCGGCACGATGCGGTCGCGTACCGGGGTTTGTGTGGAATGTATGCCAACGTGTATGCTATGTCCGGAACTACGTAG
- the MTR10 gene encoding Nuclear import receptor (COG:U; BUSCO:EOG09260Z5E; EggNog:ENOG503NUD3), which yields MSSAAQVREVLQTLDALYHNPDPQAKAQANVALQRFQRTEDAWRTANELLLAQEHALTSRLFSAQTFRYKVTLDLEQLPAEAQLSLRDTLLDALQLYAQGPRVVQTQLCLALAALSLQLPESVWPRVIPGMVERFGGKPETVGVLLEFLSVLPEEVSTNHRIPVSNATYRERVPQLLTQQASTVLQVLSMYIHAQGVTPAIQETVFRCLCSWLKAGEVSAMQLAETTLLQFTFDALNTDALFDVAVDVFCDLIHETQEIAENRPVVMLILSRLQSLRAVLSAAGDDDDKVRGLCRIFVQAGETYHALFMEHVPEMLPIAQAIFECASYHDLDIVQITFHFWYLLATHVHNAGEAGNANAAPYRALYQQLFEIIIRHLAFPQDTLSGQERDDFRSFRHYMGDTLKDCCCVLGAEACLSRSLEMIETALREESPALRWQDIEAPLFSMRSMGAQVDLRDDQVTPRVLAIVPQLPPHPRLRYAGLLVLSRYTEWVEQHPDRIPEMLTFITTGFEGADKEISAAAAQALNFLCQDCRAHLGAYLPQLFAFFTTIKDSLSAEDMLSLVEAIAYVISALPPHEATESLVYFTQPLLAHVHAYTMLPSPSKTETMHAADRIEQLARILQVMGVSLASTLPESCAATCSQAYAILDRVLELHGSVYFVSERTSSLIRRALIFFGHRAEPTLAPLLERLASSFESTGFSGYVWIVGKCIEQFGHGAGAPLFALLSSALERVSVKQALLLKEHGPDQLSDVLDDYLHTCLVALGAAPGMLLAAPFFPDAFGAAVHALQALSPSVVSIASDTIRNVLKFPAKPMGAAYVDNVRAVAQNQGYHLCCHMLLGLVTHFPPENMPVVIDTVRALAHLCPEQLPQWIGGAIEQLPQDLVPVQDQVRFMESLGSGPIDEAGVKRSLVILYGASRKSRERGMYELSNHSGIRQGSHGSR from the coding sequence ATGAGCTCGGCAGCACAAGTCCGGGAGGTGCTACAGACACTCGATGCTCTGTACCATAACCCGGATCCGCAAGCGAAGGCGCAAGCGAatgtcgcgctgcagcgcttccagcGTACCGAAGACGCGTGGCGCACGGCAAACGAgctcctgctcgcgcaggaACATGCGCTCACCTCGCGCCTCTTTTCCGCGCAAACCTTTCGCTACAAGGTGACACTGGATCTGGAGCAGCTTCCTGCCGAAGCGCAACTCTCTTTGCGCGAtacgctgctcgacgcccTCCAGCTTTATGCACAAGGGCCACGTGTCGTGCAGACCCAGCTgtgccttgcgctcgccgcgctctcgCTCCAGCTGCCCGAGTCGGTGTGGCCGCGGGTGATCCCAGGTATGGTGGAGCGGTTCGGTGGGAAGCCAGAGACTGTCGGCGTTTTGCTCGAGTTCCTCTCTGTGCTTCCCGAAGAAGTCTCAACGAACCACCGCATTCCGGTGAGCAATGCCACCTaccgcgagcgcgtgccgcagctgctTACCCAGCAGGCGAGCACGGTACTACAAGTCCTTTCTATGTACATCCACGCGCAGGGCGTCACGCCTGCGATCCAAGAAACCGTCTTTCGCTGCCTCTGCAGCTGGCTCAAGGCAGGCGAGGTATCCGCGATGCAGCTCGCAGAAACGACACTGCTGCAATTTACCTTTGATGCGCTGAACACAGACGCACTTTTTGATGTCGCCGTGGACGTGTTTTGCGATCTTATCCACGAAACGCAGGAAATTGCGGAAAATCGGCCCGTGGTGATGCTGATTCTCTCGCGTCTCcagtcgctgcgcgcggtgctctCCGCCGCCGGCGATGACGATGACAAGGTGCGTGGTTTGTGCCGCATCTTCGTCCAGGCCGGAGAGACCTACCACGCCCTGTTCATGGAGCACGTTCCAGAGATGCTCCCCATTGCGCAGGCGATTTTCGAGTGTGCGTCCTACCACGACTTGGACATTGTCCAAATCACCTTTCACTTCTGGTACCTCTTGGCCACTCATGTTCATAATGCCGGGGAAGCCGGTAatgcaaacgcagcgccgtaTCGCGCGCTGTACCAGCAGCTGTTCGAGATTATTATCCGGCACCTCGCTTTTCCTCAAGACACACTCTCCGGCCAAGAGCGCGACGATTTCCGCTCCTTTCGGCACTACATGGGCGATACATTAAAAGactgctgctgcgtgctcggcgcagaggcgtgcttgtcgcgctccttggaAATGATCGAGACCGCACTCCGCGAAGAGTCGCCCGCACTGCGCTGGCAGGACATCGAGGCGCCATTGTtttccatgcgctccatggGCGCCCAAGTGGATTTGCGCGACGACCAAGTTACCCCGCGTGTGCTTGCCAttgtgccgcagctgccgcCGCATCCGCGCCTGCGGTACGCAGGTCTTCTTGTCTTGTCACGATACACCGAGTGGGTAGAACAACACCCCGACCGGATTCCGGAGATGCTCACGTTTATCACTACGGGGTTCGAAGGTGCGGACAAGGAGATCAGTGCGgccgcggcacaggcgctcAACTTTCTGTGCCAAgactgccgcgcgcacctCGGCGCATACTTGCCCCAGCTCTTTGCGTTTTTCACCACGATCAAGGATTCGCTGTCTGCCGAGGATATGCTGTCGCTGGTAGAAGCCATTGCCTACGTGATTTCTGCACTCCCTCCGCACGAGGCGACCGAGTCGCTGGTGTACTTTACGCAGCCACTGCTGGCGCATGTACATGCATATACAATGCTGCCCTCGCCAAGCAAGACGGAGACGATGCACGCTGCCGACCGaatcgagcagctcgcacGCATATTGCAGGTCATGGGCGTGTCGCTGGCGTCGACGCTGCCGGAAAGCTGTGCTGCGACGTGCTCGCAGGCGTATGCAATCTTGGACcgcgtgctcgagctccaCGGCAGCGTATACTTTGTCTCGGAGCGCACTTCGAGCCTcatccgccgcgcgctcatATTTTTCGGGCATCGCGCGGAACCGACCTTGGCACCGCTCTTGGAGCGCTTGGCATCGTCTTTTGAGAGCACTGGCTTTTCTGGCTACGTTTGGATCGTTGGTAAATGCATCGAGCAATTCGgccacggcgcaggcgcgcccTTGTTTGCGCTCCTGTCCTCCGCGTTGGAGCGCGTGAGCGTCAAACAGGCGCTTTTGCTCAAAGAACACGGGCCGGATCAGCTGTccgacgtgctcgacgacTACCTGCATACTTGCCTAGTCgcactcggcgctgcgccgggcatgctgctcgccgcgccttttttccccgacgcgtttggcgctgcagtgcatgcactCCAGGCGCTGTCTCCGTCCGTGGTTAGCATCGCCTCCGACACGATTCGCAACGTGCTTAAGTTCCCGGCCAAGCCGATGGGCGCAGCGTATGTGGACAACGTGCGCGCTGTTGCGCAGAACCAGGGCTACCACCTCTGCTGCCACATGCTCCTTGGACTTGTCACGCATTTTCCGCCGGAAAACATGCCGGTCGTGATCGATaccgtgcgtgcgctcgcgcatctCTGTCCGGAGCAGCTCCCGCAGTggatcggcggcgcaatcgAGCAGCTACCCCAGGATTTGGTTCCTGTCCAGGACCAGGTGCGGTTTATGGAGAGTTTAGGGAGCGGCCCGATCGACGAGGCAGGTGTCAAGCGCAGCTTGGTCATTCTGTATGGAGCatcgcgcaagtcgcgcgaGCGAGGTATGTACGAGCTGTCTAACCACAGTGGAATTCGACAAGGAAGTCATGGGAGCAGATAG
- the BCK1 gene encoding mitogen-activated protein kinase kinase kinase (COG:T; EggNog:ENOG503NVHJ): MSNNPWPQGGAPGDWAPGPPVAYHMRPNGLGRSTLTSSPPLQQQRFAEMARYHPNAQYAQARYQPETRAYTAHSRTGSSPAASAEFSDSRAAASRSAHPPVASPPVRPRAAQNVSPPVAHSMLHAIPAPKYMHAPPYSVPPPAAHSVHATELVPAPIMDRVLIQATLDNEHFAVVNVTGLESAPRIKQCILEKLGFFHTELARWQLFRTEIGLTNMHNTPPIDDDTLLALCLQLGDNKGTVKFLVQEAAAALPAYAVDARARIPSTSPEPVRAPELHPVTPRHARGAANRMSIPSPGSDHALGTYAGWQPLLSTPASNAQPSLAPPTSSPEYADRRASMELKQHGAPPSLQPSHPAALQTMPLTPVHGTDTFLHSLAAPNTTSPMVEQASLPMQLSVSQQMPVRPDKIWPKSSTVARDGSHSTPIPTSAPSCEETTVYPLFKSASNSEERTGRILPPAPAPTESSQSPSSHRSSGVFDAPMERSRALWNDPVSAMSTYSAATTLSEENSREDTRLARVRHMMDQARLLDQHNDCASFASFSEDTLGGTFAQPLDSHTLVPGSDTYRAERTIMPSQGTLTPTHGARPVLTISINKPNAQTDPTSQRSSSGIDRRGSFANHDANWAFRPPAEQLYEQLDDLFPRHDLDKPLSDAASPVSNWKHSSASSNASSSSSNASATSTSAPAKGRGLARGPHHSIRVIAQNRKRFLDSTRHAERREAKRDQAVLDRRRSTKLWGGQMVEMKTNEADSVGVVPDATIGPELEPNTRPVFKWVKGDLIGKGTYGRVYLALNATTGEMIAVKQVELPRTRADRDSNRQRDVVAALKSEIATLKDLDHPNVVTCLGFEETRDTLSIFLEYVPGGSIGSCLRKHGKFDEDSTSSFLNQTLQGLAYLHKQGILHRDLKADNLLVDYHGTCKISDFGTVRRSEDIYSNVENMSLQGSIFWMAPEVMSLSPKGYSAKVDIWSLGCVVLEMLAGRRPWSDEEAVQAMFKIGAERRAPPIPSDCKLSKPAAHFLRNCFEIDPYKRPTAARLLEHVFAWPSPEYRFEHTPLGRALAQ, from the coding sequence atgaGCAACAACCCGTGGCCACAAGGAGGCGCGCCAGGGGACTGGGCTCCCGGTCCTCCCGTCGCGTACCATATGCGGCCAAACGGGTTGGGGCGGAGCACGTTGACATCCTCGCCGCCCCTTCAGCAGCAGCGGTTTGCCGAGATGGCGAGGTATCACCCCAATGCACAGTACGCGCAGGCGCGTTACCAGCCCGAAACGCGCGCGTACACGGCGCACTCGCGCACGGGATCGAGCCCCGCGGCGTCTGCCGAGTTTTCCgattcgcgcgccgcagcgtcgcgcagtgcgcatCCTCCTGTGGCCTCGCCGCCGGTGCGCccccgcgccgcgcagaatGTCTCGCCGCCAGTGGCGCATAGCATGCTGCATGCGATCCCTGCGCCCAAGTACATGCACGCCCCACCGTACtctgtgccgccgcccgcaGCACATTCTGTACATGCTACCGAACTCGTTCCTGCGCCCATCATGGACCGCGTCCTGATTCAAGCGACGCTCGACAATGAGCACTTTGCCGTGGTCAACGTCACCGGCCTTGaatccgcgccgcggatcAAGCAGTGTATTTTGGAAAAGCTCGGGTTTTTCCACACCGAgttggcgcgctggcagCTCTTCCGCACCGAGATTGGTCTCACCAACATGCACAACACGCCGCCGATCGATGACGATACCCTTCTTGCTCTCTGcctgcagctcggcgaCAATAAAGGCACTGTAAAGTTTCTCGTGCAAGAggcagccgcggcgctgccaGCCTATGCGGtagatgcgcgcgcgcgcattccaTCCACCTCGCCCGAGCCTGTGCGCGCACCAGAGCTGCATCCAGTcacgccgcggcacgcgcgcggtgcggcaaACCGGATGAGTATCCCGTCGCCGGGCAGTGATCATGCGCTGGGGACCTACGCTGGATGGCAGCCGCTCCTCTCCACGCCAGCATCCAATGCTCAGCCAAGCCTGGCGCCGCCAACAAGCTCGCCAGAGTATGCAGACcgacgcgcaagcatgGAACTGaagcagcacggcgcgccgccgtcctTGCAGCCGTCGCACcctgccgcgctgcagacgatGCCGCTGACGCCCGTGCACGGCACCGACACGTTCCTCCAttcgctcgccgcgcccaaCACGACGTCGCCGATGGTGGAGCAAGCGTCTTTGCCGATGCAGCTGTCTGTAAGCCAGCAGATGCCCGTGCGGCCAGACAAGATATGGCCGAAGTCGAGCActgtcgcgcgcgacggcagcCATTCCACTCCGATACCcaccagcgcgccgtcgtgcgAAGAGACAACCGTGTACCCCCTCTTTAAGAGCGCTTCCAACTCCGAGGAGCGCACCGGCCGCATTCTGCCcccagcgccagcgccaacCGAGTCGTCTCAATCTCCGAGTAGCCACCGCTCTTCCGGGGTCTTCGACGCCCCTATGGAGCGCAGTCGTGCTCTGTGGAACGACCCTGTGTCTGCCATGAGCACCTATagcgccgcgacgacgcTCTCGGAGGAAAATAGCCGCGAAGAtacgcgcctcgcgcgtgtgcggcacatgATGGATCAGGCGCGGCTACTGGACCAGCACAACGACTGCGCTTCCTTTGCCTCGTTTTCCGAGGATACGCTTGGCGGCACGTTTGCGCAGCCTCTCGATTCGCACACGCTCGTTCCCGGCAGCGATACGTACCGTGCCGAGCGTACCATCATGCCGAGCCAAGGCACCCTAACGCcgacgcacggcgcgcgtccCGTGCTCACCATCTCGATTAACAAACCCAACGCACAGACCGACCCCACGTCTCAGCGCTCCTCCTCGGGGATCGACCGCCGCGGATCGTTTGCGAACCACGATGCGAACTGGGCGTTTCGTCCCCCAGCCGAGCAGCTCtacgagcagctcgacgaTTTGTTTCCGCGCCACGACCTGGACAAGCCGCTCTccgacgccgcgtcgcccgTCTCGAACTGGAAGcactcgagcgcgagcagcaatgcgagcagcagcagcagcaatgCCTCCGCCACGTCCACCTCGGCGCCTGCCAAAGGCCGCGGCCTGGCCCGTGGACCGCACCACTCGATCCGTGTCATTGCACAAAATAGAAAGCGCTTTTTGGACAGTACGCGGCacgcagagcgccgcgaggcGAAGCGCGATCAGGCCGTGCTTgatcggcggcgcagcaccaaGCTGTGGGGCGGCCAGATGGTCGAGATGAAGACCAACGAGGCGGATTCGGTGGGCGTGGTTCCGGATGCGACCATCGGTCCCGAGCTGGAGCCCAACACGCGCCCCGTATTCAAGTGGGTCAAGGGCGACTTGATTGGAAAAGGCACCTACGGACGTGTTTATCTTGCATTGAATGCCACTACCGGCGAGATGATTGCCGTGAAACAAGTCGagctgccgcgcacgcgcgcagacCGCGATTCGAACCGGCAGCGCGACGTAGTCGCCGCACTGAAATCGGAGATTGCGACGCTCAAGGACCTCGATCACCCCAATGTAGTTACCTGCCTGGGCTTTGAGGAGACGCGCGATACGCTGAGCATCTTTCTCGAGTACGTGCCTGGCGGCTCGATCGGTTCCtgcctgcgcaagcacggcaagtTTGACGAAGACTCCACGAGCTCCTTTTTGAACCAGACGCTGCAAGGCCTCGCCTACCTGCACAAGCAAGGCATCCTCCACCGCGACCTCAAGGCCGACAACCTTCTGGTCGACTACCACGGCACGTGCAAAATCAGTGATTTTGGCAccgtgcgacgcagcgaAGACATTTACAGCAACGTCGAAAACATGTCGTTGCAGGGCAGCATTTTCTGGATGGCACCCGAGGTAATGAGCCTATCGCCCAAAGGATACAGCGCAAAGGTGGATATATGGAGTCTTGGGTGTGTGGTGCTGGAGATGCTCGCAGGGCGCCGCCCGTGGTCCGACGAAGAAGCGGTCCAGGCCATGTTTAAAatcggcgccgagcgccgcgcgccgcccatccCCTCCGACTGCAAGCTCAGCAAGCCCGCCGCgcactttttgcgcaactGCTTCGAGATCGATCCGTACAAGCGGCCtaccgccgcgcggctccTCGAGCACGTATTCGCCTGGCCCTCGCCCGAATACCGCTTTGAgcacacgccgctggggcgcgcgctcgcccaGTAG